The Thermoanaerobaculia bacterium genome includes the window GGTTCCCGCCGGCCAGCGGGTGTGCAGCCATCGCGTGTACCGGACGAAGAGATTCGGCATCGGCCGCGAGCATAACCCCCTTGAAGTGGCTCTTCCGAGCGGTTAACTTCCCCTCCACACCATGCAGGATTTCGGGCTGACTTACCGCGAGCTGCGGTTCCTGCGGAGCCTCGATCCCCCATGGCGCATCCAGAGATATCTCGATTCGATCGACTACGACGTCCGCGGCGCGCACTGCCGCTCACCGAGGAGGGTGATCCGCGAAAAAACGGTCCAGTGCATGGACGGCGCCCTCTTCGCGGCGGCGGCGCTGCGCGTCCAGGGGCGGCCTCCGCTCATCCTCGACCTCGAAGCGGTGCAGGACGACGACCACGTTCTCGCGGTCTTTCGCGAGCCGAGCGGCTGGGGGGCGATCGCGCGCTCGAATTACTCGGGGCTGCGCTACCGCGAGCCGATCCATCCGACGATTCGCGCACTGGTGCTCTCCTACTTCGAGTCGTACTTCAACCTCCGGCGCGAGAAGACGCTCCGGCGCTATTCGAAACCGCGCTCGCTCGCGCGGTTCGACCGGATCGGCTGGATGACGTCCGAGGACGACCTCTGGGAGATCCCGCACTGGCTCGAGACGATCCCCCACCGGCGCCTGCTTTCCCCCTCCCGCGAGAAGGCGCTCGGTCCGGTCGACCTCCGGATGTTCGCGGCGGGAAAGGTCGGCCGGGAAGAGGCGCCGTAGCGCGGCCCGTCAGCGGGCCGTCGCCTCGAAGATCCGGCCGTCCACGAAGATCTCGAGCAGGTCGCGGTCGAGCGTTCCCCGGTCCGACTCCGTCCGCAGGATCCCGATCGCCTCGTCGCGCGCGACCGCCCGCTTGTAAGGCCGGTCGGCGGCCGAGAGCGCGTCGTAGATGTCGCAGATCGTCATCATCCGCACGGGCGGGGGTATGTCGTCGGCCCGGACACCGCGCGGATAACCGGACCCGTCGAGCTTCTCGTGGTGGAGCCAGGCGAGCTCCGGGACCCGCGCGAGCTCCGGCGTCCACGGGATCTTCGAAAGGAAGCGGTGCGTCTGGGTCACGTGGGATTCGATCTCCCGCCTCTCCGCCTCGTCGAGACTTCCCCGCGAGATCGCGAGATAGCGCAGGTCCTCGTCCGGGAGAACGCGCTCCCGGTCGCCGTTGTCCAGCGGAAACTCGAGCACCGTCGCCTCCCGGAGCCCGTCGGGCTCCGGAGCGGGGAGCACGCTCGGGACGTCGGCCTCGAGGACCCGCTGCCAGGCGGCGTCGAGCCGCGCCCGGGCGCTTCCGATCTCGCGACGGGCGGTCTCGGCGGAAAGCTCGCCTGCCGCCGCGCGTTCCCACAGGCGGACCGCCGAAGCGAGACGGGCGCGCTCGAACCGCTCGCGCAGCAGGTCCATCCGGCCCGGGGGAAGCTTGCGCGCCTTCACGAGCACCGATTCGCGGACGCCGACCTTGCCGAAGTCGTGGAGCACCGCGGCGTACCGGAGCGCGGTGAGCTCGCCCGAAGAGATGCGGAACCCGGCGTACGGGCCATCCGTTCGGCGGTCGGCGGCCTCCGCCAGCGCGCACGTCAACACCGCGACGCGCTGCGAATGACCCGAGGTCGTGGGATCGCGCTGCTCGATCGCCGTCACGGAGGCCGCGACGAACCCGTCGAACAGGTTCCGCAGGTGCGCGGTCAGGCGGGCGTTCTCGAGCGCGACGGCCGCCTGGGAAGCGAGCGAGCGGGCGACCTCCTCGTTGCCTTCGTCGAACGGCACGGTCTCCCGCCGCATCACGGCGGTCGTCGAGAGGTCCGGGACCACGCTCCGTTTCCGGTTCATGAGCTGCAGGACGCCGAGGACCCGTCCCTGCACGTTCTTCATCGGGACGGCGAGCATCGACCGGGTGCGGTAGCCGATCTCCTCGTCGGATCTCCGGTTGAATCGGTACGACGCGTCCTCCGGGATCGTCTGGACGTCGTCGACCCGAAGCACCTTGCCGGTCGTCGCCACGTGCCCCGCGATCGAACGGCTGTCGAGCGGCAGCGTGATCTCCTCGAACCGCAGCTTCAGGGAGTCGTTCTGCGCCGCCTTGAAACGGAGGTGGTCGGCGCCGTCGTCCCCGCGCTCGATGAGATACAGGCTCCCGGCGTCGGCGTGCGTGAGGTCGCGCGCGCGGGAGAGGAAGTCGGCGATCAGGCGGTTCGGGTCGGTCTCGGCGGCGAGCGCGATGCCGATCCGATTCAGGTTCTCGACGTCGCGGTTCCTCTCGGCGAGCGCTCGCTGAGACACCGCCGCGACGTGTCGCTCCTCGAGGAAGCGGAAGACGGAGCGGACGGCGCGCGCCGCGTGATGGTCGGGCGCGTCCTCGGGAAGTGAGAAATAGACGCGGGGCGGCCAGAACGGATCCGAGGCGCCCGCGCGCTCCCCGATGACGACGACGCCGAGGCGCTCCGCCGCTTCGCCCATTCCTTCGGGAGAAGGCCGCGACAGCTCCGGATGGAGAGGACGGTCGAGCAGGAGGACGCCGACCTCTCCTTCCTCGAGCAGGAGCGCCGAGCGGCTGAACGCGACCGGCTCGATCCCTTCGTTCGGGAGCGACGCGAGCATGCTCGCGATGGCATCCCGCCGGCCGTGGAGGAGGCGGCGCCGGAAAGAGCGCGAGGGCGTGGCCTCCCGCGACATGCGATCAGGAATCCCGCAGGTCTTCGATCAGCTCCGAGACCGTGTCGGGCG containing:
- a CDS encoding HD domain-containing phosphohydrolase → MSREATPSRSFRRRLLHGRRDAIASMLASLPNEGIEPVAFSRSALLLEEGEVGVLLLDRPLHPELSRPSPEGMGEAAERLGVVVIGERAGASDPFWPPRVYFSLPEDAPDHHAARAVRSVFRFLEERHVAAVSQRALAERNRDVENLNRIGIALAAETDPNRLIADFLSRARDLTHADAGSLYLIERGDDGADHLRFKAAQNDSLKLRFEEITLPLDSRSIAGHVATTGKVLRVDDVQTIPEDASYRFNRRSDEEIGYRTRSMLAVPMKNVQGRVLGVLQLMNRKRSVVPDLSTTAVMRRETVPFDEGNEEVARSLASQAAVALENARLTAHLRNLFDGFVAASVTAIEQRDPTTSGHSQRVAVLTCALAEAADRRTDGPYAGFRISSGELTALRYAAVLHDFGKVGVRESVLVKARKLPPGRMDLLRERFERARLASAVRLWERAAAGELSAETARREIGSARARLDAAWQRVLEADVPSVLPAPEPDGLREATVLEFPLDNGDRERVLPDEDLRYLAISRGSLDEAERREIESHVTQTHRFLSKIPWTPELARVPELAWLHHEKLDGSGYPRGVRADDIPPPVRMMTICDIYDALSAADRPYKRAVARDEAIGILRTESDRGTLDRDLLEIFVDGRIFEATAR